Proteins encoded together in one Terriglobus saanensis SP1PR4 window:
- the rpmD gene encoding 50S ribosomal protein L30, with product MAENVGKIKIQYFRSKIATPVKHKLVVKGLGFTRLNQIVEREDTPSIRGMINVIPHLVRIVE from the coding sequence ATGGCAGAGAACGTCGGCAAGATCAAGATCCAGTACTTCCGCTCGAAGATTGCAACCCCGGTGAAGCACAAGCTGGTGGTCAAGGGCCTCGGATTTACGCGTCTGAATCAGATCGTGGAGCGTGAGGATACACCCTCGATCCGCGGCATGATCAACGTGATTCCGCACCTGGTCCGTATCGTCGAGTAG
- the rpsE gene encoding 30S ribosomal protein S5 codes for MAFQKKIDANKLNLKDQVVAINRVTKVVKGGKNMSFAALVVLGDAEQGIVGYGSGKAKEVPQAIRKGIESAKKNLFKINLTATTIPHQVLGHYGSGQVLLKPAPEGTGVIAGGAVRAVMTSAGVQNVLTKSLGSANPHNVIKATFDALIQLRDKAEVAALRGKTVEEL; via the coding sequence ATGGCGTTTCAGAAAAAGATCGATGCGAACAAGCTGAACCTGAAGGACCAGGTCGTTGCGATCAATCGCGTGACCAAGGTTGTTAAGGGCGGTAAGAACATGTCGTTTGCCGCGCTCGTCGTTCTCGGCGATGCGGAGCAGGGCATTGTGGGCTACGGCTCCGGCAAGGCGAAGGAAGTGCCCCAGGCAATCCGCAAGGGCATCGAATCCGCGAAGAAGAACCTCTTCAAGATCAACCTCACGGCGACGACGATTCCGCATCAGGTTCTCGGCCACTACGGTTCGGGCCAGGTGCTGTTGAAGCCCGCTCCTGAAGGTACGGGCGTGATCGCCGGCGGCGCTGTGCGCGCGGTGATGACCTCTGCCGGTGTGCAGAACGTGCTCACGAAGTCGCTCGGCTCGGCCAACCCGCACAACGTGATCAAGGCGACATTTGACGCCCTGATCCAGCTGCGCGACAAGGCTGAAGTTGCTGCTCTGCGTGGCAAGACCGTCGAAGAGCTCTAA
- the rplR gene encoding 50S ribosomal protein L18, whose translation MLTKIKRNTVRQRVHKRVRAKVSGTEQRPRLNVYRSLNHIYTQLIDDATGATIVAASTIVKKGEEKTSGGNIDAAKAVGKLIAERAQEKGIKKVVFDRGGYLYHGRIKALADAAREAGLEF comes from the coding sequence ATGCTTACGAAGATCAAACGGAATACAGTTCGCCAGCGCGTCCACAAGCGCGTTCGTGCCAAGGTTTCAGGAACAGAACAGCGTCCCCGCCTCAACGTCTATCGCTCGCTCAACCACATCTACACGCAGCTGATCGACGACGCCACTGGCGCGACGATCGTAGCAGCGTCCACGATCGTGAAGAAGGGCGAAGAGAAGACCTCTGGCGGCAACATCGATGCAGCGAAGGCCGTTGGCAAGCTGATCGCAGAGCGCGCGCAGGAAAAGGGCATCAAGAAGGTGGTCTTCGATCGCGGCGGCTATCTGTATCACGGTCGCATCAAGGCCCTGGCGGACGCGGCTCGCGAAGCCGGTCTCGAGTTTTAA
- the rplF gene encoding 50S ribosomal protein L6, which yields MSRIGKKPISLAGGVKYTVNGNIVEVTGPKGKTNALLPTGIRLVEKDGFLHAERDNDSQAAIHGLARSLVYNAVAGVTTGWTKDLDIVGIGYRAELKGKDLVVFTLGYSHPIEFPLPTGIEVTIDPKQTHLSIAGIDRQKVGQVAADMRSLRKPDPYKNKGVRYTGEKLKKKVGKTGSK from the coding sequence ATGTCACGTATTGGAAAAAAACCGATCTCGCTTGCGGGCGGCGTAAAGTACACGGTCAACGGAAATATCGTTGAAGTGACCGGACCGAAGGGCAAGACGAACGCACTTCTCCCGACCGGCATCCGCCTGGTGGAGAAGGACGGCTTCCTGCACGCGGAGCGCGACAATGACTCTCAGGCTGCAATTCACGGCCTGGCACGTTCGCTCGTCTACAACGCCGTTGCCGGTGTGACGACGGGTTGGACGAAGGACCTGGACATCGTCGGTATCGGATACCGTGCGGAGTTGAAGGGCAAGGACCTGGTTGTCTTCACGCTCGGCTACTCGCATCCGATTGAGTTTCCTTTGCCCACGGGCATTGAAGTGACGATCGATCCGAAGCAGACGCACCTCAGCATCGCAGGCATCGATCGCCAGAAGGTCGGCCAGGTTGCCGCCGATATGCGTTCGCTGCGTAAGCCGGACCCGTACAAGAACAAGGGTGTACGGTACACGGGCGAGAAGTTGAAGAAGAAGGTCGGCAAGACGGGTTCCAAGTAA
- the rpsH gene encoding 30S ribosomal protein S8 — protein MNLTDPVGDFLTRIRNAMRARHQKMDVPASNLKAEIARILKEEGYISNYKATEEDGKKVLRVYLKYGANNEAAIRDLKRISRPGCRVYIGKDEIRRVQGGLGISIMTTPKGVMTGRTARKENVGGEVLAHVW, from the coding sequence ATGAATCTGACCGACCCAGTAGGAGATTTCCTGACGCGTATTCGCAATGCGATGCGTGCCCGCCACCAGAAGATGGACGTTCCCGCCTCGAACCTGAAGGCCGAGATCGCCCGCATTCTGAAGGAAGAGGGTTACATCTCGAACTACAAGGCTACCGAAGAAGACGGCAAGAAGGTCCTCCGCGTGTACCTGAAGTACGGCGCGAACAACGAAGCCGCGATCCGCGACCTGAAGCGCATCTCGCGTCCCGGCTGCCGTGTGTACATCGGCAAGGACGAGATCCGTCGCGTACAGGGTGGACTCGGCATCTCGATCATGACCACCCCCAAGGGTGTGATGACCGGCCGTACCGCTCGCAAGGAAAACGTTGGCGGCGAAGTTCTGGCCCACGTCTGGTAG
- a CDS encoding type Z 30S ribosomal protein S14 — protein MSTTAKAVKDAKKPKFKCRQHNRCQLCGRPRAYLRKFGVCRLCFRGLALKGEIPGVVKSSW, from the coding sequence ATGTCAACGACTGCAAAAGCTGTAAAAGACGCAAAGAAGCCGAAGTTCAAGTGCCGCCAGCACAACCGCTGCCAGCTGTGCGGACGTCCTCGCGCCTACCTACGCAAGTTCGGCGTATGCCGTCTTTGCTTCCGTGGTCTCGCGCTCAAGGGCGAGATTCCAGGCGTCGTCAAGTCGTCCTGGTAA
- the rplE gene encoding 50S ribosomal protein L5, producing MAARLKERYNSELKAAIQKDLDLKNTMAVPRLEKIVINMGLGEATQNNKIIDPLVSDLAQITGQKPVLTKAKKSIAQFKVREGQSIGAMVTLRGDAMYEFLDRLIAVALPRVRDFKGVSAKSFDGRGNYTLGLRDQLIFPEIDYSKVEKLKGMNVTIVTSATDDNSARVMLKHFGMPFRAA from the coding sequence ATGGCAGCACGTTTGAAGGAACGATATAACAGCGAACTGAAGGCAGCGATCCAGAAGGATCTCGACCTGAAGAACACAATGGCGGTTCCCCGTCTCGAGAAGATCGTGATCAACATGGGTCTCGGCGAAGCCACCCAGAACAACAAGATCATCGACCCTCTCGTCAGCGATCTGGCCCAGATCACCGGACAGAAGCCGGTCCTGACCAAGGCGAAGAAGTCCATCGCCCAGTTCAAGGTCCGTGAAGGCCAGTCGATTGGCGCCATGGTGACTCTCCGCGGCGACGCGATGTACGAGTTCCTGGATCGCCTGATTGCGGTGGCTCTGCCCCGCGTTCGCGATTTCAAGGGAGTATCCGCCAAGAGCTTTGACGGCCGCGGCAACTACACGCTCGGTCTGCGCGATCAGCTCATCTTCCCCGAGATCGATTACTCGAAGGTGGAGAAGTTGAAGGGTATGAACGTGACGATCGTGACCTCTGCGACCGATGACAACTCGGCCCGCGTGATGTTGAAGCACTTCGGCATGCCGTTCCGGGCTGCATAA
- the rplX gene encoding 50S ribosomal protein L24: MYIQRNDTVIVTAGKDKGKKGRVLRVLNDKGRVLVEQVGIVKKHVKPNPQKNIKGGIAEQETAVHMSNVMLIDSNGKATRVGFRVLEDGKRERYAKTTGETLAPKKK, from the coding sequence ATGTACATTCAGCGCAACGACACGGTCATCGTGACCGCCGGCAAAGACAAAGGCAAGAAGGGCCGCGTCCTGCGCGTGCTCAACGATAAGGGCCGTGTTCTGGTCGAGCAGGTCGGCATCGTGAAGAAGCATGTTAAGCCGAATCCGCAGAAGAACATCAAGGGCGGCATCGCCGAACAGGAGACTGCCGTGCACATGTCGAATGTGATGTTGATCGATTCGAACGGCAAGGCGACCCGCGTTGGTTTCCGCGTCCTGGAAGATGGCAAGCGTGAGCGCTACGCCAAGACCACCGGCGAGACCTTGGCACCGAAGAAGAAGTAG
- the rplN gene encoding 50S ribosomal protein L14 codes for MSVQMRTILDVADNSGARRLQVILPLGGGLGKKAGLGDVVTAAVKEASPDGTVKKGKVVKAVIVRTRKEYRRRDGTYIRFDQNAAVVINDSGEPVGTRVFGPVARELRDKKFLKIVSLAPEVI; via the coding sequence ATGTCCGTTCAGATGAGAACGATCCTCGACGTAGCCGACAACTCCGGCGCACGTCGTCTGCAGGTGATCCTGCCGCTTGGTGGCGGTCTGGGTAAAAAGGCTGGCCTGGGCGATGTAGTCACGGCTGCCGTCAAGGAAGCTTCCCCCGATGGCACGGTCAAGAAGGGCAAGGTCGTAAAGGCCGTGATCGTCCGTACCCGCAAGGAATACCGCCGTCGCGATGGCACGTACATCCGCTTCGACCAGAACGCCGCCGTCGTGATCAACGACTCGGGCGAGCCGGTTGGAACGCGTGTCTTCGGACCCGTGGCCCGCGAGCTGCGCGACAAGAAGTTCCTCAAGATCGTGTCGCTGGCGCCGGAAGTTATCTAG
- the rpsQ gene encoding 30S ribosomal protein S17 codes for MAETTVETKTATVATPQGEAPARRNEKVGEVVSTKMDKTIVVSVEMRKAHPKYKRVVKSNKKFYAHDEQNSARVGDQVRIRESRPLSKLKRWTLDEIVRRSSLNTLPDAKAATKA; via the coding sequence ATGGCAGAGACAACTGTAGAGACAAAGACAGCAACAGTGGCCACCCCCCAGGGTGAAGCTCCGGCGCGCCGCAACGAGAAGGTGGGCGAAGTTGTTTCCACCAAGATGGACAAGACCATTGTCGTCTCGGTAGAGATGCGCAAGGCCCATCCCAAGTACAAGCGCGTTGTGAAGAGCAACAAGAAGTTCTACGCGCATGACGAACAGAACTCGGCTCGCGTAGGCGACCAGGTTCGCATCCGCGAAAGCCGCCCACTGAGCAAGCTGAAGCGCTGGACGCTGGACGAGATCGTCCGCCGCTCCTCGTTGAACACGCTGCCGGACGCGAAGGCTGCGACCAAGGCTTAA
- the rpmC gene encoding 50S ribosomal protein L29, with product MALDKIQNLSDGELKTEEAKAAEQLFRLRFQQGLGNNEGVKNIRGLRKDVARIKTLESQRRLGIAKAPTETDAPTTKKKAKKG from the coding sequence ATGGCACTCGATAAGATCCAGAACTTGAGCGACGGTGAGTTGAAGACCGAAGAGGCGAAGGCTGCAGAGCAGCTCTTCCGCCTGCGGTTTCAGCAGGGCCTCGGAAACAACGAAGGCGTGAAGAACATTCGTGGACTGCGCAAGGACGTAGCGCGCATCAAGACGCTTGAAAGCCAGCGCCGGTTGGGTATTGCAAAGGCTCCCACGGAGACCGATGCACCCACCACCAAGAAGAAAGCGAAGAAGGGCTAA
- the rplP gene encoding 50S ribosomal protein L16, with protein sequence MLMPKKVKYRKQQKGKMRGKAWRGSELAFGDYGLKVLECGYITDRQIEASRIAMTRFIKRGGKVWLRIFPDKPITKKPAEVRMGSGKGALDHWVAVVRPGKLLFEMEGVTPEIAREAMRLASNKLPLRTIFVQRHDVKVVAAK encoded by the coding sequence ATGTTGATGCCAAAGAAGGTAAAGTACCGGAAGCAGCAGAAGGGCAAGATGCGCGGCAAGGCCTGGCGCGGCTCTGAGTTGGCTTTTGGAGACTACGGTCTTAAGGTTCTGGAGTGCGGCTATATCACCGATCGTCAGATCGAAGCGAGCCGTATTGCGATGACACGATTCATCAAGCGTGGCGGCAAGGTCTGGCTGCGGATTTTCCCGGACAAGCCGATCACGAAGAAGCCAGCCGAAGTTCGAATGGGATCCGGTAAGGGTGCTCTCGATCATTGGGTTGCGGTAGTTCGCCCCGGCAAGCTGCTCTTCGAGATGGAAGGCGTGACGCCCGAGATTGCGCGTGAAGCGATGCGGTTGGCGTCGAACAAGCTTCCGTTGCGTACGATTTTCGTGCAGCGGCATGATGTGAAGGTTGTGGCTGCGAAGTAA
- the rpsC gene encoding 30S ribosomal protein S3, with protein sequence MGQKVHPYGFRLGVNKPWKSRWFVERGFDKLLVEDVKLKAELREKLKAAGVSSVEIERPGNKLRLIIKTARPGIIIGRKGAEIDKLKADIQKRTSREVFIDILEVNKPELDAQLVSENIALQLEKRVSFRRAMRKSVDSALRFGCKGIKVRVSGRLNGNEIARSEWYLQGRLPLHTLRADIDYGFSEAHTTFGIIGVKTWVYKGEIYEQKKRRDVVTTTGAF encoded by the coding sequence ATGGGACAGAAAGTCCATCCGTATGGGTTTCGCCTCGGCGTCAACAAGCCGTGGAAGTCGCGCTGGTTCGTAGAGCGCGGATTTGACAAGCTCCTCGTCGAGGACGTCAAGCTGAAGGCCGAGCTTCGCGAGAAGCTGAAGGCTGCCGGTGTTTCGTCCGTCGAGATCGAGCGTCCAGGCAACAAGCTTCGTCTGATCATCAAGACCGCGCGTCCGGGTATCATCATCGGCCGCAAGGGCGCAGAGATCGACAAGCTCAAGGCCGACATTCAGAAGCGCACTTCGCGCGAAGTCTTCATCGACATCCTCGAAGTGAACAAGCCGGAGCTCGATGCTCAGCTGGTGAGCGAGAACATCGCCCTGCAGCTCGAGAAGCGTGTTTCGTTCCGTCGCGCCATGCGTAAGTCTGTGGACTCCGCTCTGCGCTTCGGTTGCAAGGGCATCAAGGTACGCGTTTCGGGCCGTCTAAACGGAAACGAGATTGCGCGTTCGGAGTGGTATCTGCAGGGACGTCTGCCGCTGCACACGCTGCGCGCCGACATCGACTACGGATTCTCCGAGGCACACACCACCTTCGGCATCATCGGTGTGAAGACCTGGGTGTACAAGGGCGAGATCTACGAGCAGAAGAAGCGCCGCGACGTCGTTACGACCACGGGTGCGTTCTAA
- the rplV gene encoding 50S ribosomal protein L22, whose amino-acid sequence MAKKAEKTIAGQAREFRAEARFQRVSPQKAKLVLDMIKGLRVETALTTMMFSKKRIAPIVEKALRSAVHNASYLSEEQGFDLDVDNLYVKMAVANEGPRLKRIRPAPMGRAFRYQRRLAHIIVTVAEKHTTPKVDGTDATASATAGTKPAAKKAAAAKKAPAKKAPAKKAVAAK is encoded by the coding sequence ATGGCAAAGAAGGCCGAAAAGACGATAGCAGGGCAGGCGCGGGAGTTCCGTGCCGAGGCGCGCTTCCAGCGCGTCAGCCCGCAGAAGGCAAAGCTGGTTCTGGATATGATCAAGGGTCTTCGCGTGGAAACCGCGCTGACCACGATGATGTTCTCCAAGAAGCGCATTGCACCCATTGTGGAGAAGGCCTTGCGTTCGGCGGTTCACAACGCAAGCTACCTGAGCGAAGAGCAGGGTTTTGACCTTGACGTCGACAACCTCTACGTCAAGATGGCCGTAGCCAACGAAGGTCCGCGTCTGAAGCGTATCCGCCCTGCCCCCATGGGCCGTGCGTTCCGCTACCAGCGCAGACTCGCGCACATCATCGTGACCGTTGCTGAAAAGCACACGACCCCGAAGGTGGACGGCACGGACGCAACCGCTTCGGCGACGGCAGGCACCAAGCCTGCTGCCAAGAAGGCGGCTGCAGCAAAGAAAGCCCCTGCAAAGAAGGCTCCTGCGAAGAAAGCAGTAGCAGCAAAGTAA
- the rpsS gene encoding 30S ribosomal protein S19 encodes MARSTKKGPFIDEHLLSKVAALNEANTKKVISTWSRRSTIFPEFVGHTIAVHNGRKFVPVYVTENMVGHKLGEFSATRTFKGHAAKAESSAKSK; translated from the coding sequence ATGGCACGTTCTACGAAGAAGGGCCCATTCATCGACGAGCATCTGCTTTCCAAGGTGGCTGCGTTGAATGAGGCGAATACCAAGAAGGTGATCAGCACGTGGTCGCGCCGCTCGACGATTTTCCCCGAGTTCGTTGGTCACACGATCGCTGTCCACAACGGCCGCAAGTTTGTTCCGGTGTACGTGACTGAGAACATGGTCGGCCACAAGCTGGGCGAGTTCTCTGCGACGCGTACCTTCAAGGGCCACGCGGCGAAGGCCGAGAGCTCGGCGAAGTCGAAGTAA
- the rplB gene encoding 50S ribosomal protein L2, with protein sequence MPIRTFRPITPTLRFQARLVNDDITTDKPHKPLLTSKPRTGGRNSTGTMTMRHHGGGHKQKLRIIDFKREKYGIPATVATVEYDPNRSSRIALVHYADGEKRYIIQPVGLKVGQEIMSGPEADILVGNALPLKNIPAGTTVHNVELRPGKGAQMVRSAGSSAQLVAKEGDYALLKLPSGETRKVLVECMATIGQVGNTEHENITLGKAGASRWRGIRPANRGVSMNPVDHPHGGGEGKTSGGRHPVTPWGQPTRGYKTRNNKRTDVFIVNRRSK encoded by the coding sequence ATGCCGATTAGAACATTCAGACCGATAACACCGACGTTGCGCTTCCAGGCGCGTCTGGTGAACGACGACATCACAACGGACAAGCCCCACAAGCCATTGCTCACGAGCAAGCCGCGTACGGGTGGACGTAACTCGACCGGAACGATGACGATGCGCCACCACGGTGGTGGACACAAGCAGAAGCTGCGCATCATCGACTTCAAGCGTGAGAAGTACGGCATTCCGGCTACCGTTGCAACCGTTGAGTATGACCCAAACCGTAGCTCGCGTATCGCCCTCGTGCACTATGCCGATGGTGAGAAGCGCTACATCATTCAGCCCGTTGGGTTGAAGGTGGGCCAGGAGATCATGAGCGGACCGGAAGCGGACATTCTTGTAGGCAATGCGTTGCCGCTCAAGAACATCCCCGCCGGGACGACCGTGCACAACGTTGAGCTTCGTCCCGGCAAGGGCGCACAGATGGTGCGTTCGGCTGGATCGAGCGCCCAGTTGGTGGCGAAGGAAGGCGATTACGCTCTTCTGAAGCTGCCCTCCGGCGAGACCCGCAAGGTGCTCGTGGAGTGCATGGCGACGATTGGCCAGGTCGGCAATACGGAGCACGAGAACATTACGCTGGGCAAGGCAGGCGCAAGCCGCTGGCGCGGTATTCGTCCCGCCAACCGTGGTGTGTCGATGAACCCTGTGGATCACCCACATGGTGGTGGTGAAGGTAAGACCTCCGGCGGACGTCACCCAGTGACTCCGTGGGGCCAGCCAACGCGTGGATACAAGACCCGTAACAACAAGCGGACCGACGTATTCATCGTCAACCGCCGCAGCAAGTAA
- a CDS encoding 50S ribosomal protein L23, whose translation MPTLYNVIRRPLITEKGIGIKDSQNTLVFEVAHDATKTEVKQAVETLFKTKVSSVRTTNVVGKERRRGKFTGYRPDWKKAYVRLKAGEKMPEYATNL comes from the coding sequence ATGCCGACTCTTTATAACGTAATCCGCCGCCCCCTGATCACTGAAAAGGGTATTGGCATCAAGGATTCGCAGAACACGCTGGTGTTTGAAGTCGCGCACGATGCGACCAAGACCGAAGTAAAGCAGGCGGTCGAGACTCTCTTCAAGACGAAGGTTTCGAGCGTTCGCACAACGAACGTCGTAGGCAAGGAACGCCGCCGCGGCAAGTTTACCGGCTATCGCCCCGACTGGAAGAAGGCGTATGTCCGCCTGAAGGCCGGCGAGAAGATGCCGGAGTATGCGACGAACCTGTAG
- the rplD gene encoding 50S ribosomal protein L4 yields MAKINVVNFNGERVGEVELADEVFGVEVNEALLWEAVKHYRASLRQGTAATKNKKLVSGAGKKLWKQKGTGRARVGSIRSPIWRGGGTVHGPQPRSYDYQFPKKKLMGALRSALASKLADGKLTVVESLAAAEPKTKLYRQALDKLDAKKTALLVESGHKLTENAFFGSRNLDGVELVLSSEVHPYDLLRYEHAIFSKDAFEAIQEMLKKNVSKRKHGLAAEKEVA; encoded by the coding sequence ATGGCAAAGATCAATGTAGTGAACTTCAACGGAGAGCGCGTCGGCGAGGTTGAACTTGCCGATGAGGTCTTCGGAGTTGAAGTCAATGAGGCCCTCCTTTGGGAGGCAGTGAAGCACTATCGTGCATCGCTGCGCCAGGGAACGGCTGCAACGAAGAACAAGAAGCTTGTGTCCGGTGCGGGCAAGAAGCTGTGGAAGCAGAAGGGTACCGGCCGCGCGCGCGTTGGCTCGATCCGCTCGCCTATCTGGCGTGGTGGTGGAACGGTCCACGGACCTCAGCCCCGCAGCTACGATTACCAGTTCCCGAAGAAGAAGCTCATGGGCGCATTGCGCTCGGCGCTCGCTTCGAAGCTGGCCGACGGCAAGCTGACTGTTGTTGAGAGCCTTGCCGCTGCAGAGCCGAAGACCAAGCTCTACCGCCAGGCGCTGGACAAGCTGGATGCCAAGAAGACGGCCCTGCTGGTCGAGAGTGGCCACAAGCTGACAGAGAACGCTTTCTTCGGATCGCGCAATCTGGACGGTGTGGAACTGGTGCTCAGCTCGGAAGTTCACCCTTATGATCTGCTCCGTTATGAGCACGCCATCTTCTCGAAGGACGCTTTTGAAGCGATCCAGGAGATGTTGAAGAAGAACGTCAGCAAGCGCAAGCACGGGCTGGCTGCTGAGAAGGAGGTTGCGTAA
- the rplC gene encoding 50S ribosomal protein L3 codes for MAVTGILGRKIGMTQVFDERGDVHPITVIKAGPCVITQLKTMQKDGYEAAQIGLVEFVKASKINKAMTGHFAKSSVPPVKIIREVPFEASAEGEEAVKSGDRVLIDIFENAKFVDVIGTSKGRGFAGVIRRHGFGGGPKSHGHMFQVQGSIGASSFPSRVFPGQRMPGHMGAAQITVRNLRIRGIDLEDNLIMVEGAVPGPRDGVVLVSRAKAPPRERRGFGGSGTVDPLKASKKAAPSKKK; via the coding sequence ATGGCAGTCACAGGAATTCTCGGTCGCAAGATCGGCATGACACAGGTATTTGACGAGCGCGGTGATGTTCACCCGATCACGGTCATCAAGGCTGGACCTTGCGTGATCACACAGCTCAAGACGATGCAGAAGGATGGCTACGAAGCCGCCCAGATCGGTCTCGTTGAGTTCGTCAAGGCAAGCAAGATCAACAAGGCGATGACGGGTCACTTTGCCAAGAGCAGCGTGCCTCCGGTCAAGATCATCCGCGAAGTCCCGTTCGAAGCTTCCGCCGAAGGCGAAGAGGCTGTGAAGTCGGGCGATCGCGTTCTGATCGACATCTTCGAAAATGCAAAGTTTGTTGACGTGATCGGAACTTCGAAGGGCCGCGGTTTCGCTGGCGTTATTCGTCGTCACGGTTTCGGCGGCGGACCCAAGTCGCATGGACATATGTTCCAGGTGCAGGGTTCGATCGGCGCATCCAGCTTTCCCAGCCGCGTGTTTCCTGGCCAGCGTATGCCGGGCCACATGGGCGCAGCACAGATTACCGTTCGCAACCTGCGGATCCGCGGCATCGACCTTGAGGACAACCTCATCATGGTCGAAGGCGCAGTCCCGGGACCGCGTGATGGTGTGGTTCTCGTCTCTCGTGCCAAGGCTCCGCCGCGTGAGCGTCGTGGGTTCGGTGGTTCGGGAACGGTCGATCCGCTGAAGGCTTCCAAGAAGGCAGCTCCTTCCAAAAAGAAGTAG
- the rpsJ gene encoding 30S ribosomal protein S10 produces the protein MAGQQRIRIRLKAYDYRVLDTSTGEIVETAKRTGAQVAGPIPLPTMKNKYCVLRSPHVDKKSREAFEIRTHKRLIDILEPTQQTVDALMKLDLPAGVDVEIKTVTK, from the coding sequence ATGGCTGGACAGCAGAGAATCCGGATTCGCCTGAAGGCATACGACTATCGCGTTCTGGATACATCCACGGGCGAGATCGTTGAGACGGCAAAGCGCACGGGCGCACAGGTTGCGGGACCCATTCCGCTCCCCACGATGAAGAACAAGTACTGCGTTCTTCGCTCCCCGCACGTGGACAAGAAGAGCCGCGAGGCCTTCGAGATCCGCACGCACAAGCGCCTGATCGATATCCTCGAGCCGACGCAGCAGACGGTAGATGCGCTCATGAAGCTCGATCTTCCCGCTGGCGTAGACGTAGAGATCAAAACGGTCACCAAGTAG
- the tuf gene encoding elongation factor Tu produces the protein MAKEKFDRSKPHVNVGTIGHIDHGKTTLTAAITKVLSKHNPKNSFRSFDTIDNAPEERERGITIATSHVEYETANRHYAHVDCPGHADYIKNMITGAAQMDGAILVVAATDGPMPQTKEHVLLARQVGVPYIVVFLNKCDAVEDTELIDLVEMEVRELLSKYDFPGDDVPVIRGSALGALNGEAQWEASVDELMAAVDANVPQPDRLVDLPFLMPIEDIFSISGRGTVVTGRIERGRINVGGPAEIVGFRETRQTVVTGVEMFKKQLDEGLAGDNAGLLLRGIAKEDVERGMVLAKPGSITPHTTFKGEIYVLSKEEGGRHTPFFDGYRPQFYFRTTDVTGSAKLPAGTEMVMPGDNISLEITLHTPVAMEKGLRFAIREGGRTVGAGTISEIIK, from the coding sequence ATGGCGAAGGAAAAGTTTGACCGGTCTAAGCCGCACGTAAACGTAGGAACGATTGGTCATATTGATCATGGCAAGACGACGTTGACGGCGGCGATCACGAAGGTATTGTCGAAGCACAACCCGAAGAACAGCTTCCGTTCGTTCGACACGATTGACAACGCACCGGAAGAGCGCGAGCGCGGCATTACGATTGCGACCTCGCACGTGGAGTATGAGACGGCGAACCGTCACTATGCCCACGTCGACTGCCCGGGCCACGCCGATTACATCAAGAACATGATCACGGGCGCAGCGCAGATGGACGGCGCGATCCTCGTGGTGGCAGCGACCGACGGACCGATGCCCCAGACCAAGGAGCACGTTCTCCTGGCGCGCCAGGTAGGCGTACCGTACATCGTTGTGTTCCTGAACAAGTGCGATGCTGTGGAAGACACGGAGCTGATCGACCTGGTCGAGATGGAAGTGCGCGAGCTTCTGAGCAAGTATGACTTCCCTGGCGACGACGTTCCCGTGATCCGCGGCTCTGCCCTCGGCGCTCTGAACGGCGAAGCGCAGTGGGAAGCCTCCGTAGACGAGCTGATGGCCGCTGTGGACGCGAACGTTCCCCAGCCTGACCGTCTCGTGGACCTGCCGTTCCTGATGCCGATCGAAGATATCTTCTCGATCTCCGGCCGCGGAACTGTGGTGACGGGCCGTATCGAGCGTGGCCGCATCAACGTGGGTGGACCTGCGGAGATCGTTGGCTTCCGCGAGACGCGCCAGACGGTTGTGACGGGCGTTGAGATGTTCAAGAAGCAGTTGGACGAGGGTCTTGCGGGCGATAACGCTGGTCTTCTTCTACGCGGTATCGCGAAGGAAGATGTGGAGCGCGGCATGGTGTTGGCCAAGCCGGGATCGATCACGCCGCACACGACGTTCAAGGGCGAGATCTATGTTCTTTCGAAGGAAGAGGGCGGACGTCATACCCCGTTCTTCGACGGCTACCGTCCCCAGTTCTACTTCCGGACCACGGACGTGACGGGATCGGCAAAGCTGCCAGCAGGTACAGAGATGGTGATGCCGGGCGACAACATCTCGCTGGAGATCACGCTGCACACGCCGGTGGCGATGGAAAAGGGTCTGCGCTTCGCCATCCGTGAGGGTGGACGTACCGTCGGAGCCGGTACCATCTCCGAGATCATCAAGTAA